The genomic DNA GGGGAGTTCCCCATCCCCCTCCCCCGGCCCCGGGACGTGGCGGAGATCCGGCTCACCCCCGAGTTCCTGCGGCTCCACCGGGAGATTTGGGAGCTTTTGCGAGGGGAGGTGATGCGGGCCCATGCGGGGGCTTAGGGTACGGCTTTGGCAGGCGGGGCTCCTCGTGGCCTTCCTCCTCCTTTGGGAGTGGGCCTCGAGGACAGGCCGCATAGACCCCTTCTTCTTCTCCTACCCCTCGGAGATCCTCAAGCGGGTCCTCCGCTGGTTCGGCACGGGGGAGGTCTACCCCCACCTCTACGTGACCACGGTGGAGATGCTCCTCGCCTTCGCCATCGGCACCCTCCTCGGGGTGGTCTTCGGGCTCTGGCTCGCCCTCTCCCCCGGGGTGGCGGCGGTGCTGGATCCCTACGTGAAGGCCCTGAACGCCATCCCCCGGGTGGTCCTCGCCCCCATCTTCACCCTGTGGTTCGGCCTCGGGGTCCTCTCCAAGGTGGCCCTGGGGGTCACCCTGGTCTTCTTCGTGGCCTTCTTCAACACCTACCAAGGGGTGAAGGAGGTGAGCCCCATCGTCCTGCAAAACGCCCGCCTCCTCGGGGCGAACCGCCGCCACCTCCTCGCCCACGTTTACCTGCCGGCGGCGGCGAGCTGGATCTTCAGCTCCTTGCGGACCTCCATCGGCTTCGCCGTCATCGGGGCCGTGGTGGGGGAGTACCTGGGAAGCGCCGCCGGGCTTGGCTACCTCATCGCCCAGGCGGAAGGGGTTTTTGACACCACGGGGGTCTTTGCCGGGATGGTGGTCCTCATGGCCTTCGTCCTGGCGCTGGACGCCCTGGTGGGGGCCGTGGAACGGAGGCTTCTCGTGTGGCGGCCCAAAGGAGGTGAAGCATGAAGCGGATTGCGGTCTGGTTCCTTCTGGTCCTTTTGGCCTTCGGCCTCGCCCAGAAGCGGGTGGTCCTGGGCGTGGGGGGGAAGACCGCCGTGGTCTACCTGCCCCTCACGGTGGTGGAAAGGCTCGGCTACTTCAAGGAAGAGGGCCTGGACGTGGTGATCCAGGACCTCCAGGCGGGTAGCCGCGCCCTCCAGGCCCTTATCGGGGGAAGCGTGGAGGTGGTGATGGGCTACTACGACCACACCATCCAGATGCAGGCCCAGGGCCGGGACATCGTGGCCTTCGTGCAGGTGGGGCGGTATCCGGCCATCGTCCTCGGGGTGCGCTCGGACCTGGCGGACCAGGTGCGGTCCATCGCCGACCTCAAGGGGCGCCGGGTGGGGGTCACCGCCCCCGGCTCCTCCACCCACTTCTTCCTCAACTACCTCCTGGTGAAGAACGGCCTCAAGCCCACGGACGTGGCCGTGGTGGGGGTTTCCGTGGGGGCGCAGGCGGTGGCCGCCGTGCAGAACAAGCAGGTGGAGGCCATCGCCAACGTGGAACCCGCCATCACCCTCCTGGAGGAGCGGGGCCTCATCAAGGTCCTGGCGGACACCCGCACCACCAAGGGCACCCGGGAGGTCCTGGGAGGGGAGTACCCCGCCGCCGTCCTCTACACCACCCGGGCCTGGCTGGAGCGGAACCCGGACACGGCCCAGCGCCTGGTGAACGCCATGGTGCGGGGCCTGCGCTGGATGCAGGGCAAGTCCCCCGAGGAGATCGCCGCCATTCTGCCCGAGGAGTACTTCCTGGGGGACAAGGCCCTCTACCTGAAGGTGCTCAGGAACTCCTTGGAAAGCTTCTCCCCCACGGGGCGCTTCAGCGACACCGCCCCCTTGCGGCCCCTCACGGTGCTCTCCGCCTTTGACCCCAACGTGGCCCGGGCGCGGATAGACCTGAAGCGCACCTACACCAACGCCTTCGTGGACCAGGCGCCCAAGCAGTAAGATTATGCATAAGAGGCGAGGGTTCCTGCGCAAAGCCCTGGTAGCCCTTATCGGCATTTCCTGAAGGCCCAAGCCCAGACCTAGAACATGGCCACCCCCTATCCCCCGGCCAACTTCCACACTCAAGAACATCCTCCAGTTCGCCCAGGAGGTGGAGGAGGCCACGGGGGGCGGGTGAAGATCACGGTCCACCCCGGGGGGTCCCTCCTCCCCCACCCGCAGATCCTCCCCGCGGTGCGCAACGGGCAGATCCAGATGGGGGAGGTCCTCATGTCCCTCCTCGCCAACGAAAACCCCCTCTTCAACCTGGACTCCATCCCCTTCGTGGCCATGAGCTACGAAGGGGCGCAGCGGCTTTACCAAGCCCAGCGGCCCGAGGTGGAGCGGTGGCTCGCCCAGCGGGGGGTGGTCTTCCTCTACGCCGTGCCCTGGCCGCCCCAGGGGCTTTACACCAAGAAGCCCGTCCAGTCCGCCCAGGACCTCCAGGGGATCCGCTTCCGCGCCTATAACCCCGCCACGGCCCGGCTGGCGGAGCTCCTGGGCATGACCCCCGTGCAGGTGGAGGCGGCGGACATCCCCCAAGCCTTCGCCACGGGCATCGTGGAGGCCATGATCACCTCCCCCGTCACGGGGGTGGACAGCCAGGCCTGGGACTTCGCCCGCTACTTCTACGACGTGAAGGCCTGGATTCCCAAGAACATGGGGGTCATCGGCCGCCGGGCCTTTGAGAGCCTCTCCCCCCAGGACCGGGAAGCCCTCCTGCAGGCGGCCAAGCGGGCGGAGAAACGGGGCTGGCGGCTAAGCCAAGAGCAGGAGGAGAAGGCGCTAAAGACCCTGGAGAGCCGGGGCATGCAGGTGGTGAAGCCCTCGCCCCAGCTCCTCGCCGACCTCAAGAAGGTGGGCGGGACCATGATCGTGGAGTGGCAACGCCAGGCGGGGGCCACAGGGGTGAAGGTCTACCGGCAGTACCTCGGCCGAATGAGCCTCCTATTTCGCCTGGCAGAACTCCTCGCGGCCCTCATGGGCCTTTTCGTCCTCCTGGTGATCCTGGCCCAGGTGGTGGAGCGCTTCCTCGGCTTCGTGGTCCCCTCGGCCCTGGAGCTCGCCGGCTACGCCACCGCTGGCCTCATCTTCCTGGGCCTCGCCCCCACCCTGCGGGCCGGGGGGCACATCCGGGTGGGGCTCCTCCTGGAGCGGCTTCCCCCAGGGCCCAGGCGGGCCGTGGAGGCGGGGGCTCTCCTCCTGGGCCTTTTGGCGAGCCTCTTCGCCGCCTACCACGCCTGGGCCAAGGCGGCGGAGAGCTACCGCTATGGCGACCTGGCCCCGGGGCTACTCCCCTTGCCCCTATGGCTGCCGCAGGGTTTTCTAGCCCTGGGGCTTAGCTTTTTCGCCTTAGGCCTCCTGGAAGCCTTCCTGAAGGCGGCGAGGAGGGAAAGGTGAACCTCCTCGAAGCCAGCCTCGCCCTCATCCTCACCCTCCTGGAGCTTGGGGTGTACGTGGGGCTTGCCCTCCTCCTGGTGGGCCTCCTGGCCCTCGCCCTCTACACCTAGGCCCCCCTTGGGCCCAACCTGGCCACGGCCCTCTGGACGGCCACCTCGGGCTGGAGCCTGGCCGCCCTTCCCCTCTTCGTCTGGATGGGGGAGGTCCTCTATCGGTCCCTCCTGGCCCAGGGGCTTTTCCAGGGGCTTGCCCCGCTCCTCTCCCGGCTCACCGGGGGGCTCCTCCACGGGAACGTGGTGGCGAGCGCCCT from Thermus hydrothermalis includes the following:
- a CDS encoding ABC transporter permease, whose protein sequence is MRGLRVRLWQAGLLVAFLLLWEWASRTGRIDPFFFSYPSEILKRVLRWFGTGEVYPHLYVTTVEMLLAFAIGTLLGVVFGLWLALSPGVAAVLDPYVKALNAIPRVVLAPIFTLWFGLGVLSKVALGVTLVFFVAFFNTYQGVKEVSPIVLQNARLLGANRRHLLAHVYLPAAASWIFSSLRTSIGFAVIGAVVGEYLGSAAGLGYLIAQAEGVFDTTGVFAGMVVLMAFVLALDALVGAVERRLLVWRPKGGEA
- a CDS encoding ABC transporter substrate-binding protein, with product MKRIAVWFLLVLLAFGLAQKRVVLGVGGKTAVVYLPLTVVERLGYFKEEGLDVVIQDLQAGSRALQALIGGSVEVVMGYYDHTIQMQAQGRDIVAFVQVGRYPAIVLGVRSDLADQVRSIADLKGRRVGVTAPGSSTHFFLNYLLVKNGLKPTDVAVVGVSVGAQAVAAVQNKQVEAIANVEPAITLLEERGLIKVLADTRTTKGTREVLGGEYPAAVLYTTRAWLERNPDTAQRLVNAMVRGLRWMQGKSPEEIAAILPEEYFLGDKALYLKVLRNSLESFSPTGRFSDTAPLRPLTVLSAFDPNVARARIDLKRTYTNAFVDQAPKQ
- the dctP gene encoding TRAP transporter substrate-binding protein DctP produces the protein MKITVHPGGSLLPHPQILPAVRNGQIQMGEVLMSLLANENPLFNLDSIPFVAMSYEGAQRLYQAQRPEVERWLAQRGVVFLYAVPWPPQGLYTKKPVQSAQDLQGIRFRAYNPATARLAELLGMTPVQVEAADIPQAFATGIVEAMITSPVTGVDSQAWDFARYFYDVKAWIPKNMGVIGRRAFESLSPQDREALLQAAKRAEKRGWRLSQEQEEKALKTLESRGMQVVKPSPQLLADLKKVGGTMIVEWQRQAGATGVKVYRQYLGRMSLLFRLAELLAALMGLFVLLVILAQVVERFLGFVVPSALELAGYATAGLIFLGLAPTLRAGGHIRVGLLLERLPPGPRRAVEAGALLLGLLASLFAAYHAWAKAAESYRYGDLAPGLLPLPLWLPQGFLALGLSFFALGLLEAFLKAARRER